The stretch of DNA GTGGGAATCTCAAGGCAGCATTTTTAATTGCTGTGGTGAGTATGTTGCTTTAGAGAGTCTAGAGCAAAAAATGTATTCCTTATAATTCCTGTAGTTGAGGATTTTTATGTGAGAGCATTTATTTTCTTGGGACAaggcaccccccccccccccccccccccccccccccNNNNNNNNNNNNNNNNNNNNNNNNNNNNNNNNNNNNNNNNNNNNNNNNNNNNNNNNNNNNNNNNNNNNNNNNNNNNNNNNNNNNNNNNNNNNNNNNNNNNNNNNNNNNNNNNNNNNNNNNNNNNNNNNNNNNNNNNNNNNNNNNNNNNNNNNNNNNNNNNNNNNNNNNNNNNNNNNNNNNNNNNNNNNNNNNNNNNNNNNNNNNNNNNNNNNNNNNNNNNNNNNNNNNNNNNNNNNNNNNNNNNNNNNNNNNNNNNNNNNNNNNNNNNNNNNNNNNNNNNNNNNNNNNNNNNNNNNNNNNNNNNNNNNNNNNNNNNNNNNNNNNNNNNNNNNNNNNNNNNNNNNNNNNNNNNNNNNNNNNNNNNNNNNNNNNNNNNNNNNNNNNNNNNNNNNNNNNNNNNNNNNNNNNNNNNNNNNNNNNNNNNNNNNNNNNNNNNNNNNNNNNNNNNNcccccccccccccccccccccgcctaTCTTGTTTTCAACTTCAAAGTTTGttgatttttcttgtaaaaTAGCACTTCAATCAAATATACTTGCTGCTGTTGTGCTTTCAGCTCTTTCGGTCtttctatatatctatatatatatatatatttcatgccCTGAAAGTAGTTTCTGCATTTCTTACAGGTTTTTCTGGCTCTGTGTACACTAGTCACTCTCCACTTTGCAAAGGAAGTCCCACTGACTCCCAATCTCTCTCCCCGGTTAGCAGATTCTTCTCCTCTCTTGGACAGTCCTTCTAATCCTGATTTTGAACTTGCACAAGCTAAAGATGATATGCAGCCCATCAACTTTGTATCTGACAACAAATCTGAGAATGGTTATATGGATAATAATCCAATACATGAAGACCAAAAGGGAGTGAATGACCAAGCCGATAGCTTTAATGATAGTCCTGCTGCAGTTTTGGTTAATCTATTGACTAGCTTAAGACATTTGCCTCCAGCAATGCATTCAGTTCTTATTGTCATGGCATTGACTTGGGTAAGCGCTTGGCCATgattaattacctgttagagtTCATTTTGATTATGCAAGTCAGACTTGCAGGAACTttgttattaataataataatgtttcatGGTTTTGATCTTCTTAGTTTCCCCCTTTACTAATATGCTGTCCACGACTCTTGTATCCAGTTGTCTTGgtttcccttttttctttttgacacTGATTGGATGGGAAGAGAAGTCTATCACGGGGACCCGAATGGAGATGTTTCTGAAGTAAAAGCTTATAATCAAGGTGTCAGAGAAGGTGCATTTGGTTTGCTATTGAATTCTGTAAGAACTCAAAATTGACCATCATCTAAACCATGGGACATCCTTTTCGCTGtttgttttttgaataaattttttaaaaatcgtgAATAATGTTGGTGACTTTGTTTTGAACAGGTTGTTCTTGGCATAACCTCTTTCTTTATTGATCCATTGTGCCAGTGGATTGGTGCTAGACTGGTTTGGGCTGTGAGCAATTTTATGGTGTTTATCTGCATGGCAGGGACTACTGTTATTAGCTTTGTTTCTCTTAATGAATCGTCAGAGGGAGTTCAACATGTTATTGGGGCGAGTAAAGCAACTAAAGTTGCCTCGTTGGTTGTTTTTGCTCTTCTCGGCATTCCCCTCGCTGTAAGTTCTTATACTGCCCGTGTTCATTCCGTCTTACTGGATTCTCATATACCACTTACAGAAGAACTTCATGTTCTAACTGATCCAACTTTATTTCATGGCAGATCACTTACAGTGTCCCTTTCTCCGTCACGGCAGAGTTGACCGCTGATGCTGGCGGTGGACAAGGTATTTTGTTATATACTTGAGCTTTTTATAATCTCTGCTAGATAATGAGGCAATTTTATGATTCTTGAAATTCGATTCGTGGGCAGGTTTGGCCATAGGAGTTCTCAACCTCGCCATCGTCATGCCACAGGTAGGTTAATCAATCATCTGTTTTTCCTAAGTGCGTGTACTCTATTTGCTCTTTGCATGACGATATCCACCATTCTCGTTAGATGATTATTTCACTTGGTGCGGGACCATGGGACGCCTTATTTGGCGGAGGGAACATACCAGCATTTGCCCTGGCCTCTATATTCGCACTCGGGGCTGGTATCATCGCAACACTCAAACTGCCAAGTCTCTCGAGAAACTCATACAGATCATCCGGCTTCCATTTTTGATAACTCGAGATTCTGCACATACAACCGACGAACGAAGAAAGCTTGCAATCCATAATGGTACGTGCACTCACCACAatcaattcattaattttttgttttccccACAATTTTGGAAAGGGCACGACGTTGGAGGTGtagaatatataattacattacaTTACATTCATATATAATGAAATACATGTAGTGACAGGATATATAGCTAGGTGCTCTTTACAATTCTTTGTATGTGATCCATTAGTAGATATAGACGATCTGTTGTAAAAGGGCAACTCTTTGGTCTGCCAGCCCAACACTATGTCTATACTTGTATCATCTTTCACAATGCATAATATCACTATACATCTGTTTACTTCAATTCTACACTTTTTCACTACTTTTTCTTTCTCCCATTTTTCCAGtttcaaaatagaaaaatatacaaatatatgcaTTCTCTACTTTCCTTTTTCTTATCCGTAAATGTATTTGTCCACAAAAGCTGAAACCTCTTGCCCCAATGACCTCCTCACCCTAGTCCGACAAAATTGTGGTGGACTAGTGTTTGGTGCTAGGGTGGAATTCTAACAATCTGTCACCTAAAAATCAACTGAGATATCCATGCAGATATCAATAAATGTATTAACttagaacaaaacaaaaactagTAACGTGTAACATAAATGGTCAATATTTGAGTATAACTGactttattacaatgtagtatgcCCTCATTAGGATTCAAACTTGTGACTTTTTATTTGATAGTTCTCAAATTTGATCAGTCAACCAATATTTTTTCACACAAACAATAAAGATGCAAGTTTGAAGCATAATTATATAAAggaaagttttcaaaaaaaaaaattatataaaggAAAGTAcacttttagtttttcaattatgattgatatttttaatttgaagcaTAATTTGGTCCTTGCTTATAAAGCAACTGTATAACTTTGATAATAATtgaatgactaaatttacaatcTGTTCACAATTAAGAgactacaaatattattttccgaaattcttaattataaaatgCAATTGAAATTCATAAAAGCAAATAAGTGGAGAAGAATAATCATAAATGGCCAAAAATTGGGGGCAATCAATTACCTTAAAATTCCACAAAAGTAACAGCTCACAACGTGCCACGTGGCATCTTACTAgtcacacaccaaaaaaaaaaaaaacacctcaTAATCAAAACTCTTCCAGTCACACAACTGTGTTTCCTAACGGATAAACCGGCCAT from Ipomoea triloba cultivar NCNSP0323 chromosome 7, ASM357664v1 encodes:
- the LOC116025118 gene encoding sucrose transport protein SUC3 isoform X1; translated protein: MMEAVTIKVPYRNLKQEVELVGADELHQRRLQIDSQSSPPRVSNGDSTDSSHHQSPFQSSLLTLILSCTVAAGVQFGWALQLSLLTPYIQTLGIQHAFSSFIWLCGPITGLVVQPCVGIWSDKCSSKYGRRRPFILIGSLMISISVIIIGFSADIGYILGDTKEHCSTFKGTRTRAAIVFIIGFWLLDLANNTVQGPARALLADLSGPDQRNTANAVFCSWMAVGNILGFSAGASGNWHRWFPFLMSRACCEPCGNLKAAFLIAVVFLALCTLVTLHFAKEVPLTPNLSPRLADSSPLLDSPSNPDFELAQAKDDMQPINFVSDNKSENGYMDNNPIHEDQKGVNDQADSFNDSPAAVLVNLLTSLRHLPPAMHSVLIVMALTWLSWFPFFLFDTDWMGREVYHGDPNGDVSEVKAYNQGVREGAFGLLLNSVVLGITSFFIDPLCQWIGARLVWAVSNFMVFICMAGTTVISFVSLNESSEGVQHVIGASKATKVASLVVFALLGIPLAITYSVPFSVTAELTADAGGGQGLAIGVLNLAIVMPQMIISLGAGPWDALFGGGNIPAFALASIFALGAGIIATLKLPSLSRNSYRSSGFHF
- the LOC116025118 gene encoding sucrose transport protein SUC3 isoform X2; the protein is MMEAVTIKVPYRNLKQEVELVGADELHQRRLQIDSQSSPPRVSNGDSTDSSHHQSPFQSSLLTLILSCTVAAGVQFGWALQLSLLTPYIQTLGIQHAFSSFIWLCGPITGLVVQPCVGIWSDKCSSKYGRRRPFILIGSLMISISVIIIGFSADIGYILGDTKEHCRFLMLPVCGPARALLADLSGPDQRNTANAVFCSWMAVGNILGFSAGASGNWHRWFPFLMSRACCEPCGNLKAAFLIAVVFLALCTLVTLHFAKEVPLTPNLSPRLADSSPLLDSPSNPDFELAQAKDDMQPINFVSDNKSENGYMDNNPIHEDQKGVNDQADSFNDSPAAVLVNLLTSLRHLPPAMHSVLIVMALTWLSWFPFFLFDTDWMGREVYHGDPNGDVSEVKAYNQGVREGAFGLLLNSVVLGITSFFIDPLCQWIGARLVWAVSNFMVFICMAGTTVISFVSLNESSEGVQHVIGASKATKVASLVVFALLGIPLAITYSVPFSVTAELTADAGGGQGLAIGVLNLAIVMPQMIISLGAGPWDALFGGGNIPAFALASIFALGAGIIATLKLPSLSRNSYRSSGFHF